The proteins below come from a single Microbacterium sp. SLBN-154 genomic window:
- a CDS encoding winged helix-turn-helix domain-containing protein — MSTTALLDRPAPARHLRAVPRIGDDAPTAAATKPAAAQPASGATQRHLPPGTAPRGFALYVGFDEAKAQASGVSLPVLVDALRRTLAELAPDAETYATVALAPAGAGGRDVDVVRLALQEPAAVARTKPDEPEEDDETVRGVVVDISRKRVVIDGESAALTFKEFELLQYLVLREGRTIERAELVASLWQGAEEHDAPGERTIDVHVRRLRAKLGRYEDIVRTVRGVGYRFDRHADVVIRFGHGTPSPDRF; from the coding sequence ATGTCGACCACCGCTCTTCTCGACCGTCCCGCCCCCGCCCGTCACCTCCGCGCCGTTCCGCGCATCGGTGACGACGCCCCCACCGCCGCCGCGACGAAGCCCGCCGCCGCGCAGCCCGCATCGGGCGCCACGCAGCGCCACCTTCCGCCCGGCACCGCCCCGCGTGGATTCGCCCTCTACGTCGGCTTCGACGAGGCGAAGGCACAGGCTTCGGGCGTGAGCCTTCCCGTCCTCGTCGACGCGCTGCGCCGCACCCTCGCCGAACTCGCCCCCGACGCCGAAACCTACGCCACGGTGGCCCTCGCCCCCGCCGGCGCCGGCGGCCGCGATGTCGACGTCGTGCGCCTCGCCCTCCAGGAGCCCGCCGCGGTCGCCCGCACCAAGCCCGACGAGCCCGAAGAGGATGACGAGACGGTCCGCGGTGTGGTCGTCGACATCTCGCGCAAGCGCGTGGTCATCGACGGCGAGTCGGCGGCGCTGACCTTCAAGGAGTTCGAGCTGCTGCAGTACCTCGTCCTGCGCGAGGGGCGCACGATCGAGCGTGCCGAGCTGGTGGCCTCCCTCTGGCAGGGCGCCGAGGAGCACGACGCCCCGGGCGAGCGCACCATCGACGTGCACGTGCGTCGCCTGCGGGCCAAGCTCGGCCGCTACGAGGACATCGTCCGCACCGTCCGCGGTGTCGGCTACCGCTTCGACCGTCACGCCGACGTCGTCATCCGGTTCGGCCACGGAACGCCCTCGCCCGACCGCTTCTAA
- a CDS encoding GNAT family N-acetyltransferase, producing MSGVARIRPYRRGDAAATLAVFLDAVTVTAAADYSPEQIAAWARPEDRSVAEWDARRRSRNTYVALVDDEVAGFSDVSAAGYVDMMFVASRHAGGGVATALLAALEEEARALGATRLFADVSITARPFFARRGFTVQAEQRPVRAGVELVNFRMVKTLGGSPPD from the coding sequence GTGAGCGGCGTCGCGCGGATCCGCCCGTATCGCCGTGGCGATGCGGCCGCCACGCTCGCGGTCTTCCTCGATGCCGTGACCGTGACCGCCGCGGCCGACTACTCGCCGGAGCAGATCGCGGCGTGGGCCCGTCCGGAGGATCGGAGCGTCGCGGAGTGGGACGCCCGGAGGCGGAGCCGCAACACGTACGTCGCCCTCGTGGATGACGAGGTCGCAGGATTCTCCGACGTGAGTGCCGCCGGATACGTGGACATGATGTTCGTGGCGTCCCGCCACGCGGGCGGGGGAGTGGCCACCGCACTCCTGGCAGCGCTGGAAGAAGAGGCCCGGGCGCTCGGCGCGACCCGGCTCTTCGCCGACGTGAGCATCACCGCGCGCCCGTTCTTCGCTCGGCGGGGCTTCACCGTGCAGGCGGAGCAGCGTCCCGTGAGGGCAGGGGTGGAGCTGGTCAACTTCCGCATGGTCAAGACCCTCGGCGGGAGCCCGCCGGACTGA
- a CDS encoding polysaccharide pyruvyl transferase family protein, whose amino-acid sequence MNVLTIGDIGVLGGIIHIGDEAMFEVAAVELSARGGRVIGVSSALEESAERYGLTTVDRLGFVGLERAVARERASLLRAAAAGEAELASGDPARGALDALSEASGVLIAGGGNLASRWPVHVYERTTLAAMARARGLPVVVSGQTFGPDLDTEDAERVAGMTRDAAWTGVREHDSAALARSWGARVHAGVDDASFLAGSEDAPAEPYVLVSLSGWFAGRPADVVEAGIARLLDAASDAVGPVIFHAHFGPVAAGAEPMGDAALHERVRERMTRGSRVLPSGDSRGAAALARRARLLVTSRYHPAVFAAPAGVPVLGLAADDYTRIKLSGALGHWGQTGVVDLDDLSGAPERLRELDARRAEIADAASARFEPHRADAVRWWDTVAESLR is encoded by the coding sequence GTGAACGTACTGACCATCGGCGACATCGGGGTGCTCGGCGGCATCATCCACATCGGTGACGAGGCGATGTTCGAGGTCGCGGCCGTCGAGCTCTCCGCCCGCGGTGGTCGTGTCATCGGGGTGTCCTCGGCGCTGGAGGAGTCGGCGGAACGCTATGGGCTGACGACCGTCGATCGTCTGGGTTTCGTCGGACTCGAACGCGCGGTGGCGCGCGAGCGGGCGTCGCTTCTTCGTGCCGCGGCGGCCGGTGAGGCCGAGCTGGCATCTGGCGACCCGGCGCGCGGAGCGCTCGACGCTCTGAGCGAAGCCTCGGGCGTGCTCATCGCCGGCGGCGGCAACCTCGCTTCGCGCTGGCCGGTTCACGTGTACGAGCGGACCACCCTCGCGGCGATGGCCCGCGCGCGGGGACTTCCGGTGGTCGTGAGCGGTCAGACCTTCGGGCCCGACCTCGACACCGAAGACGCCGAACGCGTCGCCGGCATGACCCGTGACGCCGCGTGGACGGGCGTGCGCGAGCACGACTCCGCCGCACTGGCGCGGTCGTGGGGGGCGCGGGTCCACGCCGGCGTGGATGACGCCTCCTTCCTCGCCGGCAGCGAGGACGCGCCGGCCGAGCCATACGTTCTCGTGAGCCTGTCGGGGTGGTTCGCAGGACGGCCCGCCGATGTCGTCGAGGCCGGGATCGCGCGGTTGCTGGATGCGGCGTCCGACGCCGTCGGACCCGTCATCTTCCACGCGCACTTCGGTCCGGTGGCCGCAGGTGCGGAGCCGATGGGCGATGCGGCGCTGCACGAGCGGGTGCGGGAGCGGATGACACGCGGGAGCCGCGTTCTGCCGAGCGGTGATTCGCGGGGTGCGGCGGCGCTGGCGCGCCGCGCGCGGCTGCTCGTCACGAGCAGATATCACCCGGCGGTCTTCGCCGCCCCGGCGGGAGTGCCGGTCCTCGGCCTCGCCGCCGACGACTACACCCGCATCAAGCTGAGCGGCGCGCTCGGGCACTGGGGTCAGACGGGTGTCGTCGATCTCGATGACCTGAGCGGCGCGCCCGAACGCCTGCGCGAGCTCGACGCGCGACGCGCGGAGATCGCCGATGCGGCCTCGGCGCGGTTCGAGCCGCACCGCGCCGACGCGGTGCGGTGGTGGGACACGGTCGCCGAGTCGCTGCGGTGA
- a CDS encoding LacI family DNA-binding transcriptional regulator, giving the protein MAKIDEVAKAAGVSISTVSYALSGKRPVSADTRRRIEEAVQRLGYSPNAGARMLAGRRTRIFALTEPLRKDTHAPTHMAFVLATAVAARRNDYDVLLLTDEDAQAGMRRVASNRLVDAILVLDVAPDDPRVALAREIDTPTVFIGVPNDNEGLVCVDLDFEAATREAVARMARAGHARIGLVGQPEVSYSRSNFPPRVRDEFLAAAGMFGVAAEFRATGHEHATDATVRAATGELLDAGVTALVLHCPEESHRAVLAELAGRGLRVPDDISVISVAPTFDTAGLPRPLDALPLVPQASCDLAVDLALTFFDGDRPAPGIRLIPPAYLDHGSLARVPDASAPVVAGSVVA; this is encoded by the coding sequence ATGGCGAAGATCGATGAGGTGGCCAAGGCCGCCGGCGTCTCGATCAGCACCGTGTCCTATGCCCTCAGCGGCAAGCGACCGGTCTCGGCCGACACGCGACGCCGGATCGAGGAGGCCGTTCAGCGTCTGGGGTACAGCCCGAACGCCGGTGCCCGCATGCTCGCCGGGCGCCGCACGCGCATCTTCGCGCTGACCGAGCCGCTGCGGAAGGACACCCACGCGCCGACCCACATGGCGTTCGTCCTCGCGACCGCGGTGGCCGCGCGCCGCAACGACTACGACGTCCTTCTCTTGACCGACGAGGACGCACAGGCCGGCATGCGCCGGGTCGCCTCCAACCGGCTGGTCGACGCGATCCTCGTGCTGGATGTCGCCCCTGACGATCCCCGCGTCGCACTCGCGCGGGAGATCGATACGCCCACCGTCTTCATCGGCGTGCCGAACGACAACGAGGGTCTCGTCTGCGTCGACCTCGACTTCGAGGCGGCCACGCGAGAGGCGGTGGCGCGGATGGCGCGGGCCGGCCACGCGCGCATCGGACTCGTCGGACAGCCCGAGGTGTCGTACTCGCGATCGAACTTCCCCCCGCGTGTGCGCGACGAGTTCCTCGCAGCGGCCGGGATGTTCGGCGTCGCGGCCGAGTTCCGCGCCACGGGGCACGAGCACGCCACCGATGCGACCGTGCGCGCGGCCACGGGGGAGCTCCTCGACGCCGGGGTCACCGCCCTTGTCCTGCACTGCCCCGAGGAGTCGCACCGCGCAGTGCTCGCCGAACTCGCCGGTCGCGGGCTGCGCGTTCCCGACGACATCTCGGTCATCTCCGTCGCGCCGACCTTCGACACCGCCGGGCTCCCTCGCCCTCTCGACGCTCTGCCGCTCGTCCCGCAGGCCTCGTGCGACCTGGCCGTCGACCTCGCTCTGACGTTCTTCGACGGGGACCGCCCGGCCCCCGGCATCCGCTTGATTCCACCCGCCTATCTCGACCACGGCTCGCTCGCGCGGGTTCCCGACGCCTCGGCGCCGGTCGTGGCCGGTTCCGTCGTCGCCTGA